Below is a genomic region from Caballeronia sp. SBC1.
ATCCGCATCTCGGGCGGCGGCCGCTGCAACTTCACGAACATCAATGCCGGACCGGCCAACTTCCTCTCGGCAAATCCGCATTTTTGCCGCTCTGCGCTCGCCCGCTATACACCTCAGGATTTTCTTGCGCTGCTCAAGCGTTATCGCGTGGATTGGCATGAGAAGCACAAAGGCCAGCTTTTCTGCGATGACTCCAGCGAATCCATTATCCAACTCCTGAAAAGCGAATGCGATGCGGGTGGCGTAACGTGGCGCCGGCCCGTCACCGTCGATACGATCCGCCACGACGGCACCCGCTTTTTCCTCGACAGCAACGCCGGCACGATCTCAAGCGCAGCACTCGTCGTAGCAACCGGCGGCCTGTCGATCCCGAAAATCGGCGCGACGGATTTTGCGTATCGGCTGGCGAAGCAATTCGGCCACAAGCTCGTTGATACCCGTCCCGCCTTGGTACCGTTGACCTTCGCTCCCGCAGACTGGGAGCCGTTCGCGGCGTTATCCGGCTTGTCCGTGCCAGTCGAACTCAGCGCGGGCGCAGGCCGCGGCCGTGGGGAATTCAGCGAGGACCTGCTCCTCACGCACCGTGGTTTGTCGGGGCCGGGCGTGCTGCAGATTTCGAGCTACTGGAACCCATCGGAGCCGATTTGCATCGACTTGTTGCCTGGCGTCGATGCCATTAGCGAACTGATCGCGGCCAAACGGGAAACCCGCAAACAAGTCGGCACGTTTCTCGCCGAGCGCGTTCCGGCGAGGCTCGCCCAAACCTGGCTCGACGTTCAACGCGTGGCCGCCGACGCCCGTCTCGCTGATCTCCCCGACAAAACGCTGCGCCAGATCGGCGAATCGCTGTCGCGCTGGACGCTTACACCGAACGGCACGGAAGGGTACCGGAAGGCCGAGGTCACGCGCGGCGGCGTGGACACCCGGGAGCTTTCATCCACAACCATGATGAGTTCGCGCGTCGCGGGTTTATATTTCATCGGCGAGGCGGTCGATGTCACCGGCTGGCTCGGTGGCTACAACTTCCAGTGGGCATGGGCGTCGGGCGTGGCGGCGGGCAAAGCTGCGGCCGAACTGGTTCGCGCCTAGAAGCGCAAAGGCATGACCAGTATAGCTTTCACCCGTAAGGACCGGCATCTCTGCAAGACTGGTTCCCCTGGGAAATCATAGTTTCGACCTGCTATACTGTTTTGTTCATAGCGGTAATCGGCACGAGCGGGGCACGAGCGCAAAATGAGTCAAAACGGGGCGGTGATGCATGAGGAAAGAAGACGATCCCTGCCTCGAGCGGCCACTCGACCACGTCTCGGCGTTGTGCCAGCCGGCTTCAAAGGTACCCGAATTACCCTGTTCATGATCCCGCTTGAGGAAACGTCCCAAGCGGGTTTTTGCTTTAGCGCCATGAACGGCTGACGTCCGCATTCTCTCAACACAGCACCAGCAGAGTTCCCAAGCGATGAGCCTCAAAGACCAGATCACCGACGACATGAAAGCCGCGATGCGCGCCCGCGAAACCGAACGCCTCGGCACTATCCGGCTGCTGCTCGCGGCAATCAAGCAGCGCGAAGTCGACGAGCGTGTGACGCTGGACGACGCAGCCATCACGGCCGTCATCGATAAAATGATCAAGCAGCGCAAGGACTCAATCAGCCAGTTCCAGACGGCGGGACGCGACGATCTGGTGGCGAAGGAACAAGCCGAACTAGGCGTTTTGGCGGCTTACATGCCCGAGCAGATGTCGGATGAAGCCATCAACGCCGAAATTCAGGCGGCTGTGGCGGCAACTGGCGCGGCCGGTCCGCAGGACATGGGCAAGGTAATGGGCGTGCTGAAACCAAAGCTGGCGGGCCGTGCAGATATGACCGCAGTGTCGGGCCTGGTCAAAGCAGCGCTCGCCAAATAAGCTTGCTTACTTGCCGAAGACATTGTTGAAGAAATTGCTGAAGAAAACGTGACCCGAAAGTCTGATCCAGAAAACTCAATTTAGTGATTCCGCATTCGTTTCTTCAGGACTTGCTGAACCGCGTCGATATCGTCGACGTGGTGGGTAAGTTCGTGCAGTTGAAGAAGGGCGGCGCGAACTTCATGGGCTTGTGCCCCTTCCATAACGAGAAGAGCCCGTCGTTCACGGTCAGCCCAACCAAGCAGTTCTATCACTGCTTCGGCTGCGGCGCGCACGGCACGGCAATCAGCTTTCTCATGGAGCACACCGGGCTCACGTTCCCCGAAGCAGTCAAGGACCTCGCCCAGTCGGCCGGCCTGACCGTGCCGCAGGAACCGTCCATGCGTGGCGGAGGCGGCGGCTCGGGCGGCGAAGGTTACGCTCCCGCGCCGAGCAAAGCCGTCAGCGTTGCGTTGACCGAAGTCATGCAGACTGCCTGCGAGTTCTATCGCAAGCAGTTGCGCGGGGCGCCCAACGCTATCGAATATTTGAAAAAGCGTGGCCTGACGGGAGAAATCGCGTTGCGCTTCGGACTCGGCTACGCGCCCGACGGCTGGCAGAGCCTCGAAGCCGCGTTCCCCGATTACAAGAACGACAATCTGGTGGAAGCAGGTCTGGTGATCGTCAGCGAGAAAAGCGACAACCAGGGCCAGTCTCGCCGATACGACCGCTTTCGCGAACGCGTCATGTTCCCCATCCGCAATGTGAAGGGCAATGTGATCGGCTTTGGCGGCCGCGTGCTCGACGGCGGAGAGCCGAAGTACCTGAATTCGCCTGAAACACCGCTGTTCAGCAAAGGCAGCGAGTTATACGGCCTTTTTGAGGCGCGGCTGGCTATTCGCGAACTCGGGTACGCGCTGGTCGTCGAAGGGTATATGGACGTTGTTGCGTTGGCGCAATTGGGTTTTGCGAACGCCGTTGCCACGCTTGGCACGGCTTGCACGCCGGTCCACGTACAGAAGCTGTTTCGTCAGACTGATACCGTTGTGTTCAGTTTCGATGGCGATTCGGCCGGCCGCCGCGCCGCGCGCCGTGCACTGGACGCCTGTTTGCCGCATGCCGCCGACAACCGCACGATCCGCTTCCTGTTCCTGCCGAAGGAACACGACCCGGACAGCTACGTGCGTGAATTCGGCACTGACGGTTTCGGTGAGCAGGTCGATCGCGCGATGCCCCTGTCGCAGTTCCTGCTGAACGAAGTCCTGAACGACAAGGAACTTGACCAGCCGGAAGGCCGCGCGAAGGCGCTCTTCGACGCGAAGCCTTTGCTTCAGGCGTTGCCGGCGAACGCGCTGCGCGTGCAGATCCTGCATATGCTGGCCGATCGGCTGAATACACCGTTCGGCGAAATCGCGGCATTGTGTGACATCGACTCGCGAGCGGCGGCTGTCGCCCGGGCTGCGCTGCCCAAGAGCGAGCGGCGTCGCGTAAAGGGCCATGAACAGCGCGCGCTGCGCAACCTGGTGATGTACCCGGCGATCTACGGCACGCTCGATCACGAAAGCGAGCAGACGCTGATCACCATGACCGAACACGGCGAGTTGTTTAGCGAGGTAATCGGCCACGCGCGCGAGTTGGGGGAAACGGCGGAGTTCCAGATGCTGTCGGATCTCTTGCGCAACGCGGCAAATGCCCCGACTTACGAGGATATCTTCCAGGAAATTCTCGCCTATGATGAAAATGTACGGGATCTGTTGATGCGCGATCCGGCCGACG
It encodes:
- a CDS encoding NAD(P)/FAD-dependent oxidoreductase is translated as METYDIAVIGAGAAGMMCAAVAAQNGRRVVLIDHAERLAEKIRISGGGRCNFTNINAGPANFLSANPHFCRSALARYTPQDFLALLKRYRVDWHEKHKGQLFCDDSSESIIQLLKSECDAGGVTWRRPVTVDTIRHDGTRFFLDSNAGTISSAALVVATGGLSIPKIGATDFAYRLAKQFGHKLVDTRPALVPLTFAPADWEPFAALSGLSVPVELSAGAGRGRGEFSEDLLLTHRGLSGPGVLQISSYWNPSEPICIDLLPGVDAISELIAAKRETRKQVGTFLAERVPARLAQTWLDVQRVAADARLADLPDKTLRQIGESLSRWTLTPNGTEGYRKAEVTRGGVDTRELSSTTMMSSRVAGLYFIGEAVDVTGWLGGYNFQWAWASGVAAGKAAAELVRA
- a CDS encoding GatB/YqeY domain-containing protein, whose product is MSLKDQITDDMKAAMRARETERLGTIRLLLAAIKQREVDERVTLDDAAITAVIDKMIKQRKDSISQFQTAGRDDLVAKEQAELGVLAAYMPEQMSDEAINAEIQAAVAATGAAGPQDMGKVMGVLKPKLAGRADMTAVSGLVKAALAK
- the dnaG gene encoding DNA primase → MIPHSFLQDLLNRVDIVDVVGKFVQLKKGGANFMGLCPFHNEKSPSFTVSPTKQFYHCFGCGAHGTAISFLMEHTGLTFPEAVKDLAQSAGLTVPQEPSMRGGGGGSGGEGYAPAPSKAVSVALTEVMQTACEFYRKQLRGAPNAIEYLKKRGLTGEIALRFGLGYAPDGWQSLEAAFPDYKNDNLVEAGLVIVSEKSDNQGQSRRYDRFRERVMFPIRNVKGNVIGFGGRVLDGGEPKYLNSPETPLFSKGSELYGLFEARLAIRELGYALVVEGYMDVVALAQLGFANAVATLGTACTPVHVQKLFRQTDTVVFSFDGDSAGRRAARRALDACLPHAADNRTIRFLFLPKEHDPDSYVREFGTDGFGEQVDRAMPLSQFLLNEVLNDKELDQPEGRAKALFDAKPLLQALPANALRVQILHMLADRLNTPFGEIAALCDIDSRAAAVARAALPKSERRRVKGHEQRALRNLVMYPAIYGTLDHESEQTLITMTEHGELFSEVIGHARELGETAEFQMLSDLLRNAANAPTYEDIFQEILAYDENVRDLLMRDPADEGANERVQEQKKLLAEELHATVVKLRHDSYRNRLDQLAQQSSLTAEEIAEFSDLSAKAAQIKALRGVSRDI